In Polaribacter sp. L3A8, a genomic segment contains:
- a CDS encoding BatD family protein, with the protein MKLKFYITLFISLLSLAVVAQDATLLAKVSKNKLGVNQRLRIEFSINKQGGDDFSPPKFSNFKVVGGPSQSVSQSWINGKASFTQSYSYIIQPKTKGELTIGTASIKIGGKTIKSEPIKIIVSDAVAVPKNPNDPNYIAQQNIHLVAEISKSSPYVGEGIYVEYRLYVSENVSVYDTNVTEAPQYNGFWNQAIKINAYPVKIGKYNGEDYRYIVLQKALLVPTKTGRLTIDPMKMDIVIGVPTGRADFFGNVITRNVRKEFASIKKTITPRSLPLNGKPTNFNGAVGNFNFDVSLNKDVLKANESSQIKVAVSGEGNLKLFELPEVTTPVELEKYQPERKEKVSVNAGGISGSVSDLYTIVPQYKGKYKIPNVSFSYFNPQEEKYHTITTDDFYVNVLEGKELKPVADTNAIQKKTVTSTGKNFRYIQTKSNLELVDTDDFFKSNLFYILLLLPLITIPIGIFIAKKNEERSNDLIGNKLRKAERLAKKYLSEAQKQLGKKEAFYEALERALHNYLKAKLGIETADISKEKITEILESKKIETTTIHQFIEVLKHSDMARYSQITNTEMEAEFERAKQVIVELDKQL; encoded by the coding sequence ATGAAGTTGAAATTTTACATAACATTATTTATAAGTTTGCTTTCGCTTGCAGTAGTTGCACAAGACGCAACCTTATTGGCTAAAGTGAGTAAAAACAAGTTGGGCGTAAACCAACGATTACGAATAGAGTTTTCAATAAACAAACAAGGTGGAGATGATTTTTCTCCTCCAAAATTTTCTAATTTCAAAGTTGTTGGCGGACCAAGCCAATCGGTAAGTCAATCTTGGATAAACGGAAAAGCTAGTTTTACACAGTCTTACTCGTACATTATTCAACCAAAAACAAAGGGTGAATTAACTATTGGAACGGCAAGTATTAAAATTGGTGGAAAAACAATAAAATCTGAACCTATAAAAATTATTGTTTCAGATGCAGTCGCGGTTCCTAAAAACCCAAATGACCCAAATTATATTGCTCAACAAAATATACATTTAGTTGCAGAAATTTCTAAATCTAGCCCTTATGTAGGCGAAGGAATTTATGTAGAATATAGACTTTATGTAAGCGAAAATGTTAGTGTTTACGATACCAATGTTACAGAAGCACCACAATATAACGGTTTTTGGAATCAAGCAATTAAAATAAATGCTTACCCTGTAAAAATAGGTAAGTATAATGGTGAAGATTATAGATATATTGTACTTCAAAAAGCTTTATTGGTACCTACAAAAACAGGAAGATTAACTATAGATCCAATGAAAATGGATATTGTAATTGGAGTTCCTACAGGGAGAGCAGATTTTTTTGGAAACGTAATTACAAGAAATGTTAGAAAAGAATTTGCATCCATAAAAAAAACAATTACTCCTAGAAGTCTACCTTTAAATGGAAAACCTACAAACTTTAACGGTGCTGTTGGTAATTTTAACTTTGATGTTTCTTTAAACAAAGATGTTTTAAAAGCGAATGAAAGCTCTCAAATTAAAGTAGCAGTTTCTGGGGAAGGGAATTTAAAATTATTTGAATTACCAGAAGTTACAACTCCGGTTGAGTTAGAAAAATATCAACCAGAAAGAAAAGAAAAAGTTAGCGTAAATGCTGGCGGAATATCGGGTTCAGTTTCCGATTTATACACCATTGTGCCACAGTATAAAGGAAAATATAAAATTCCGAATGTTTCTTTCTCTTATTTTAATCCACAGGAAGAAAAATATCACACTATTACTACCGACGATTTCTATGTAAATGTACTAGAAGGAAAAGAATTAAAACCAGTGGCAGACACTAATGCTATTCAAAAAAAGACGGTAACTTCTACAGGTAAAAACTTTAGATATATACAAACAAAGAGTAATTTAGAACTTGTAGATACAGATGATTTCTTTAAATCTAACTTGTTTTATATTTTATTATTATTACCTCTAATTACAATTCCGATTGGTATTTTTATTGCTAAAAAGAATGAAGAAAGAAGTAATGATCTTATTGGAAACAAACTTAGAAAAGCAGAAAGACTGGCTAAGAAATATTTATCTGAAGCACAGAAACAATTAGGTAAAAAAGAAGCTTTTTATGAAGCTTTAGAGCGTGCATTACACAATTATTTAAAAGCAAAACTAGGTATTGAAACAGCAGATATCAGTAAAGAAAAAATTACTGAAATTTTAGAAAGCAAAAAGATTGAAACAACCACAATTCATCAATTTATAGAAGTACTAAAACATTCTGATATGGCGCGTTATTCTCAAATAACAAATACGGAAATGGAAGCTGAATTTGAAAGAGCAAAACAAGTTA
- a CDS encoding tetratricopeptide repeat protein, with product MTEIQNNMKNLHYILIVFLMLFSSKEILAQKDSILLQRKARKLLRQGNELYNKKQFTDASVAYQKSLGNNANYDKASYNLGNAFYENKNFKEAVPQYELTAKTAEDKFTKAEAFHNIGNAMMEQKQYQPAVDAYKNSLRNNPNDDETRYNLAVAQKLLEKENQDNKDDKNKDNKDNKDNKDKDKKDKDDKNKDKDKDKKDGDDKDKKDNKDKDGKGDEDQKKNQDPKKDEKKEQQKPKPQQGKMSPQQVKQLLESLNNEEKKTQKKMNAKKAKGKKVKQEKDW from the coding sequence ATGACAGAAATTCAAAATAACATGAAGAATTTACATTACATCCTTATCGTTTTCTTAATGCTATTTTCCTCTAAAGAAATTTTAGCACAAAAAGATTCTATTCTCTTACAACGAAAAGCAAGAAAGTTGTTAAGACAAGGAAATGAATTGTACAATAAAAAACAATTTACCGATGCCTCTGTAGCCTATCAAAAATCTTTAGGTAATAACGCAAATTATGATAAAGCATCTTATAATTTAGGAAATGCTTTTTATGAAAATAAAAATTTTAAAGAGGCTGTTCCGCAATACGAATTAACTGCAAAAACTGCGGAAGATAAATTTACAAAGGCAGAAGCGTTTCATAATATTGGTAACGCCATGATGGAGCAAAAACAATATCAACCAGCGGTTGATGCCTATAAAAATTCTTTAAGAAACAACCCTAATGATGATGAAACTCGCTATAATTTAGCGGTTGCTCAGAAATTATTAGAGAAGGAAAATCAGGATAATAAAGACGACAAAAACAAAGATAACAAAGACAATAAGGATAATAAAGATAAGGACAAGAAAGACAAAGACGACAAAAATAAAGACAAGGATAAAGATAAAAAAGACGGAGACGACAAGGACAAAAAAGACAACAAAGATAAAGATGGTAAGGGAGACGAGGATCAAAAGAAAAATCAAGACCCTAAAAAAGATGAGAAAAAAGAGCAGCAAAAACCCAAACCACAACAAGGAAAAATGTCTCCGCAACAGGTTAAACAATTGCTAGAAAGCCTAAATAATGAGGAAAAGAAAACTCAGAAGAAAATGAATGCTAAAAAAGCAAAAGGTAAAAAAGTAAAACAAGAAAAAGATTGGTAA
- a CDS encoding glycosyltransferase, producing the protein MKSATYNLKLHNNKFSIEDKKTTPINFRALIILISSFVVMIGAAYSVYLLQDDFSKFNFNRLNNNFGFIFFTVAAVLFVFGAMTFIYDVYLYFKYKPIASVSDNELPTVTVIVPAYNEGKQVWATLESLAKSDYPKEKLQLLSIDDGSKDDTWYWMKEAKRILGDQVTIMQQPKNMGKRHALYRGFNIGTGDVFVTVDSDSIVKEDTLRNLVSPLVTDKKCGAVAGNIQVLNNKKALLPKMLNVSFVMSFEFKRSAESSLNSVLCTPGALAAYKASAVFACLPEWIDQKFMGKASDIGEDRALTNMILKQGYSVLFQKNAYAYTNVPEDYTGLYKMFIRWGRSNVRENIAMYKYVFTNFREGSKFGSRLLFVTQSIKMIMSYPFLLFMCYFIVTHPVLFLSSTLLSILIFSTFPVLFYSKRYDLKEALWAYSYSILYTFGLFWITPYAIATAGKSGWLTRELAA; encoded by the coding sequence ATGAAATCAGCAACCTATAATTTAAAGTTACATAATAATAAATTTTCTATAGAAGATAAGAAAACCACTCCAATTAATTTTAGAGCTCTTATTATTCTCATAAGTTCATTTGTTGTAATGATTGGTGCTGCTTATTCCGTTTATTTATTACAAGATGATTTTTCAAAATTTAATTTTAATAGATTAAATAACAATTTCGGGTTTATCTTTTTTACAGTTGCAGCCGTATTGTTTGTCTTTGGAGCCATGACTTTTATTTACGATGTATATTTATACTTTAAATACAAACCTATAGCATCTGTAAGTGATAACGAACTACCAACAGTTACCGTGATAGTACCAGCATATAACGAAGGAAAACAAGTTTGGGCAACTTTAGAAAGTTTAGCTAAAAGCGATTATCCGAAAGAAAAATTACAATTATTATCTATTGATGATGGTAGTAAAGATGATACTTGGTATTGGATGAAAGAAGCTAAAAGAATTTTAGGAGACCAAGTAACTATAATGCAACAACCTAAAAATATGGGGAAAAGACATGCATTATACCGTGGTTTTAACATTGGTACAGGAGACGTTTTTGTAACTGTAGATAGTGATTCGATAGTTAAAGAAGATACACTTCGTAATTTAGTAAGTCCGTTAGTTACAGATAAAAAATGCGGTGCTGTGGCTGGTAACATTCAAGTATTGAATAATAAAAAAGCCTTATTGCCAAAAATGCTAAACGTAAGTTTTGTAATGAGTTTTGAGTTTAAGCGTTCTGCAGAAAGTAGTTTAAATTCTGTTTTATGTACTCCTGGAGCATTAGCGGCATATAAAGCAAGTGCTGTATTTGCATGTTTACCAGAATGGATCGATCAAAAATTTATGGGGAAAGCATCGGATATTGGTGAAGATAGAGCCTTAACAAATATGATTTTAAAACAAGGTTACAGTGTTTTATTTCAGAAAAACGCCTATGCATATACAAATGTACCAGAAGATTATACAGGCTTGTATAAAATGTTTATTAGATGGGGAAGAAGTAATGTTCGTGAAAACATTGCCATGTATAAATATGTGTTTACCAATTTTAGAGAAGGTAGTAAATTTGGATCGAGATTGTTATTTGTTACGCAATCAATAAAAATGATTATGTCTTACCCATTTTTATTATTCATGTGCTATTTCATTGTAACCCATCCCGTTTTATTTTTAAGCTCTACACTATTAAGTATTCTAATATTTTCAACATTCCCTGTATTATTTTACTCAAAAAGATATGATTTAAAAGAAGCACTTTGGGCATACTCTTACAGTATCTTATATACTTTTGGCTTATTCTGGATTACTCCATACGCTATTGCAACAGCTGGTAAAAGTGGATGGTTAACTCGTGAACTAGCTGCATAA
- a CDS encoding vWA domain-containing protein — MYKIEEPIYFSLLLIIPAMIVVFLLVLWWKKRTQRKFSDLNLLQKLAPNSSTFKSVLKLVFLLLGITFLVISLVNPKMGTKLKTVKREGVDIVFALDVSKSMLAEDIAPNRLEKAKQIISKTIDKLGSDRVGIIIYAGNAYPLLPITTDHAAANMFLQNANPDMVSSQGTDINGALELAKTYYNNDEQTNRFLIIISDGEDHQEETKQVAQNLANEGVKIYTIGVGLEKGGPIPMRLNGSMIGYKKDNKGETVITKRMPEVLQGIADAADGKYIDGNITERPVEIIADVIANAEKSEFETKQFSDYKDQFQWFLAIGLLFLLIDIFLFDKKTKWLRKVDLFNEEKTNK; from the coding sequence ATGTATAAAATTGAAGAACCAATTTATTTTTCCCTACTGCTAATCATTCCAGCAATGATTGTTGTTTTCTTGTTGGTTTTATGGTGGAAAAAAAGAACACAACGTAAATTTTCTGATTTAAATTTACTGCAAAAATTAGCACCAAATTCATCAACATTTAAATCGGTTTTAAAACTGGTATTTTTACTTTTAGGAATTACATTTTTAGTAATTTCTTTAGTAAACCCAAAAATGGGAACCAAACTAAAAACGGTAAAAAGAGAAGGTGTAGATATTGTTTTTGCCTTAGATGTTTCTAAAAGTATGTTGGCAGAAGACATTGCGCCTAACCGTTTAGAAAAAGCAAAACAGATCATCTCTAAAACAATTGATAAATTAGGATCAGATAGAGTGGGAATTATTATTTATGCCGGAAATGCATATCCACTTTTACCAATAACAACAGATCATGCAGCTGCAAATATGTTTTTGCAAAACGCCAATCCAGATATGGTTTCTAGCCAAGGAACAGATATCAATGGAGCGTTAGAATTAGCCAAAACATATTATAATAATGACGAACAAACAAATCGTTTTTTAATCATTATTTCTGATGGAGAAGATCATCAAGAAGAAACAAAACAAGTTGCTCAGAACTTAGCAAACGAAGGTGTAAAGATTTATACCATTGGTGTAGGTTTAGAAAAAGGTGGACCAATACCAATGCGCTTAAACGGTTCTATGATTGGCTATAAAAAAGACAATAAAGGAGAAACTGTCATTACCAAACGTATGCCAGAAGTTTTACAAGGTATTGCAGATGCTGCGGATGGAAAATATATTGATGGTAATATTACAGAAAGACCGGTAGAAATTATTGCTGATGTGATTGCAAATGCAGAAAAAAGCGAATTTGAAACCAAACAATTCTCTGATTATAAAGACCAATTTCAGTGGTTTTTAGCCATCGGATTATTGTTCTTACTTATTGATATTTTCTTGTTTGATAAGAAAACAAAATGGTTACGAAAAGTAGATTTATTTAATGAAGAAAAAACAAATAAATAA
- a CDS encoding vWA domain-containing protein: MNWSNFEFHSPGFLWLLAIIPLLAIWHFFMRKKDAAVLTMPSIKGFNTDSLLSKLKPALYLLRLFALAAIIIALARPRNVAVSKKTKTNKGIDIVMAIDVSASMLARDLKPNRLEALKKVAVDFVDRRPNDRIGIVVYAGESFTQTPITSDKGIVKRTISELKWGQLEGGTAIGMGLGSAVNRLKESTAKSKVIILLTDGVNNSGNIDPRTATELAKELEIKTYTIGIGTNGMADFPYSKDPRTGQLQFRKLPVEIDEALLKEIAAETQGKYFRATDNESLKEIYDEIDKLEKTKIEEFKYYNYQEKYRIFVFLGLGFLLLEFLLRNTIFKSFI; the protein is encoded by the coding sequence ATGAATTGGAGTAATTTTGAATTTCATAGTCCCGGGTTCTTGTGGCTTTTAGCGATCATACCATTATTAGCAATTTGGCACTTTTTTATGCGTAAAAAAGATGCTGCAGTTTTAACAATGCCTAGTATAAAAGGTTTTAATACAGATTCGCTTTTATCTAAATTAAAACCCGCTTTATATCTTTTAAGGCTATTCGCTTTAGCAGCAATTATTATTGCATTAGCAAGACCAAGAAACGTTGCTGTAAGTAAAAAAACAAAAACGAATAAAGGGATAGATATTGTAATGGCTATTGATGTTTCTGCAAGTATGTTGGCTAGAGATTTAAAACCTAACAGACTAGAAGCACTTAAAAAAGTAGCTGTAGATTTTGTTGATAGAAGACCAAATGACAGAATAGGAATTGTAGTTTATGCCGGAGAAAGTTTTACACAAACACCAATTACAAGCGATAAAGGGATTGTAAAACGTACTATTTCTGAATTAAAATGGGGACAATTAGAAGGCGGAACTGCCATAGGAATGGGCTTAGGTTCTGCTGTAAACAGGTTAAAAGAAAGTACTGCAAAAAGTAAGGTTATCATTTTATTAACCGATGGTGTAAATAATTCTGGAAACATAGATCCTAGAACTGCTACAGAACTCGCAAAGGAGTTAGAAATTAAAACCTACACCATAGGAATTGGAACAAACGGAATGGCAGATTTTCCTTATAGTAAAGATCCTAGAACAGGGCAATTACAATTTAGAAAGCTACCTGTAGAAATTGACGAAGCTTTGTTAAAAGAAATAGCAGCAGAAACACAAGGAAAATACTTTAGAGCAACAGACAACGAGTCTTTAAAAGAAATTTATGATGAAATTGACAAGCTTGAAAAAACGAAAATAGAAGAATTTAAGTATTACAATTATCAAGAAAAATATAGAATTTTTGTCTTTTTAGGACTAGGATTCTTATTGTTAGAATTCTTGTTAAGAAATACCATCTTTAAATCGTTTATTTAA